From a single Apium graveolens cultivar Ventura chromosome 2, ASM990537v1, whole genome shotgun sequence genomic region:
- the LOC141694456 gene encoding uncharacterized protein LOC141694456 has product MQKGDRNPSNIGKAIIIPALFTGSKRYMTQYFKDSLEICRTLGHPSLFRTMTTNTKWPEIQCMLKHMPGVDVADAPDVVARVFKMKVDQLIDMIKKKNCFGRYIGVMHVIEFQKRGLPHAHILIWLHPDDRPKTTEQIDKMISAEIPDPTIDPVGYNAVNIYMIHGPCGSEYTKSPCMVKGNYIKHFPKRYNSHTFFDEYGFPIYKRRRTGITINKKGVNLDNRFVVPFNHGLLGHDMATMCLRKTRTGTSATIPKKAPKDPNDEVGRVFFIYGSGGYGKTFLWQTLCCRLRSEGKIVLPVASCGIAAVLFPGGRTAHSRFHIPLKLDQDSTTGIRHGTNIAELIQQTDSIIWDEAPIQHRHAFESVDRSLRDIMSVSDKRRAKKPFGGITVVFGGDYRQILPVISKASRA; this is encoded by the exons ATGCAAAAGGGAGATAGAAATCCATCCAATATTGGTAAAGCAATCATTATTCCCGCTTTATTCACCGGAAGTAAGCGCTATATGACTCAGTATTTTAAAGACTCATTAGAAATATGTCGAACTTTAGGACATCCTTCATTATTCCGTACTATGACCACTAATACAAAATGGCCCGAAATTCAGTGCATGTTAAAACATATGCCTGGTGTTGATGTTGCTGATGCACCTGATGTTGTAGCCAGAGTCTTTAAAATGAAGGTTGATCAACTTATAGATATGATTAAAAAGAAAAATTGTTTTGGCAGATATATAGGAG TGATGCATGTAATTGAATTTCAGAAGCGTGGATTGCCTCACGCTCATATATTAATTTGGTTGCACCCCGACGATAGACCTAAAACAACTGAGCAAATTGATAAAATGATATCGGCTGAAATTCCTGATCCAACAATTGATCCAGTTGGATATAATGCCGTGAACATTTATATGATCCACGGACCATGTGGTTCTGAATATACTAAATCTCCATGCATGGTCAAAGGCAACTATATAAAGCATTTTCCTAAGCG GTATAACTCTCATACATTTTTTGATGAGTATGGATTCCCCATATATAAAAGAAGGAGGACTGGAATTACCATTAACAAGAAGGGGGTCAATCTTGATAATCGCTTTGTTGTCCCATTCAATCACGGTCTTTTG GGTCATGACATGGCAACAATGTGTTTGAGGAAAACACGTACAGGTACTTCTGCAACAATCCCAAAAAAAGCACCAAAAGATCCGAATGATGAG GTAGGTCGTGTTTTCTTTATATATGGAAGTGGAGGATACGGCAAGACATTTCTGTGGCAGACATTATGTTGTCGCCTTCGTTCAGAAGGAAAGATTGTGCTTCCTGTTGCCTCATGTGGAATAGCAGCCGTATTGTTTCCTGGTGGTAGAACTGCACATTCAAGATTCCATATTCCTTTGAAACTTGATCAGGACAGTACAACCGGAATCAGACATGGAACCAATATTGcagaattaatccaacaaacTGATTCGATCATTTGGGATGAAGCGCCAATACAACATCGTCATGCCTTTGAATCTGTTGACCGTTCTTTAAGGGATATAATGTCTGTTAGTGACAAAAGGAGAGCAAAGAAGCCATTTGGTGGTATCACAGTAGTTTTTGGCGGAGATTATAGACAGATTTTACCTGTGATTTCAAAGGCATCCAGAGCTTAA
- the LOC141707917 gene encoding phospholipase A1-IIdelta has protein sequence MTTQTQSEPSWLQLMGTKDWQGLLDPLDLSLRHLILRCGDFCQATYDAFNNDQNSKYCGSSRYGKKDFFQKVMLTNSSQYQVSCFLYATAKVSTGQAFLLHSRSREAWDRESNWIGYIATTTDEASAALGRREIYVAWRGTTRDYEWINVFDPKPASAKPLLNQKTLQLSAATASSSSSSDEDDDLPKVMQGWLTIYNSDDPKSEFTKLSARAQLMSKIKELLQQYKGENVSITFAGHSLGASLSVVSAFDLAENGITEIPISAFIFGSPQVGDKRFNEKLKKFSNVKILHIRNKIDLIPLYPSLLLGYVNSGIELFIDTRKSPNLKDTKSPSDWHNLQAMLHIVDGWNGDKGAFELKVKRSLALVNKSSEILKEEYLIPGSWWVEKNRGLVCDDKGEWGFAPPAQEDLPIPEF, from the coding sequence ATGACGACTCAAACACAAAGTGAGCCCTCATGGCTACAACTCATGGGCACCAAAGACTGGCAAGGCCTTTTAGACCCCTTGGACCTCAGCCTCCGCCACCTCATTCTCCGCTGCGGCGACTTCTGTCAAGCCACCTATGATGCCTTCAACAATGACCAAAACTCCAAGTACTGTGGCAGCAGCCGCTATGGTAAAAAAGACTTCTTTCAAAAAGTCATGCTCACAAATTCATCTCAATATCAAGTCTCTTGTTTCCTGTATGCTACTGCCAAAGTTAGTACTGGCCAGGCCTTTCTTCTCCACTCTCGTTCTCGTGAAGCCTGGGACCGTGAGTCTAACTGGATTGGATACATAGCTACCACTACTGATGAAGCCAGTGCTGCCTTAGGTCGCCGTGAAATCTACGTCGCGTGGCGAGGAACCACGCGAGATTATGAGTGGATCAATGTGTTTGATCCTAAGCCTGCCTCAGCTAAGCCGTTGTTAAACCAGAAGACTTTACAGCTAAGTGCTGCTACTgctagtagtagtagtagtagtgaTGAAGATGATGATTTGCCTAAAGTCATGCAGGGTTGGCTAACGATTTACAACTCAGACGATCCGAAGTCTGAGTTTACAAAATTGAGTGCCAGAGCACAGCTCATGAGCAAGATTAAAGAATTGCTGCAACAATATAAAGGTGAAAATGTAAGCATAACTTTTGCAGGACATAGTCTTGGTGCCAGTTTATCGGTTGTATCAGCATTTGATTTAGCTGAAAACGGTATCACAGAAATTCCCATTTCTGCCTTTATATTTGGTTCTCCTCAAGTTGGTGATAAACGTTTCAATGAGAAATTGAAAAAGTTTTCAAATGTGAAGATTTTGCATATAAGGAATAAAATTGATCTAATTCCTTTATATCCCAGTCTTTTACTTGGATATGTGAATTCAGGCATCGAGTTGTTCATCGATACCCGAAAATCACCTAATTTGAAAGACACAAAGAGTCCAAGTGACTGGCACAATTTGCAGGCAATGTTACATATTGTGGATGGATGGAATGGAGATAAGGGAGCGTTTGAGTTAAAGGTTAAGAGAAGTTTGGCTTTGGTTAACAAGTCAAGTGAAATCTTGAAAGAGGAGTATTTGATTCCTGGGTCTTGGTGGGTTGAGAAGAACAGAGGACTGGTTTGTGATGACAAGGGTGAATGGGGTTTTGCACCTCCTGCACAAGAGGACTTGCCTATCCCTGAATTTTAA